A window of the Agrococcus jejuensis genome harbors these coding sequences:
- a CDS encoding cytochrome P450, with product MPTPPVADWVQIADLYRDPFPIYERLRAEGGVHWVPAVGRYLITTYDAVHATEVDQQTFSADEEGSLQIRAMGHSMLRRDDPEHYLERTAWQPTLRPGVVKRVWRSVFERNAARYLDEMVAKGPGEADLIWDFAAPFAAENLREMLGFHNVHQTDLQRWSQTLIDATGNYADDPEVWAKGKRSFDEVDAALDEMLAWHAKHPDHSLISQLIRIPDYRMPIERIRANIKMTIGGGLNEPRDALGVAAWAVLLHPEQRRMAEADASLWPTVFEETIRWISPIGLYSRQTTREVELAGVTLPEGARLGICILSANRDETVWDRPEAFDVRREVKPHLAFSKGVHVCLGNWAARSAVADVALPMLFDRLRGLSLVPERPAEVGGWVFRGMLSMPIGWDAVAPAGASVAVDAARDAAAPALAPRIAIVGSGPAGCFSAQALRRALPAAPLDVIDRLPVPYGLVRHGVAADHQGTKAVSRQFDRLFLHEGVRFVGGVQVDAAGLARLRSSYDAVVLATGLSADAALAIPGAALPGVVGAGAVTRLLNGHPDEADVPSLGRAVAIVGHGNVAMDVARLVARDAADFDGTDVDDAVHHALASDVREVHLVGRSAPGAARFDPVMVRELATLAGVEHVVHDVDLDAVPEGKDARMDAVRALAARSAAAVGDVRVRIHWWFAATPVEVLGADAVEGLRVATPAGERVLDASSVVTAIGFAAGDGCLVEPGAHADGRVEPGLYVAGWLRRGPRGTIPDQRADAKGLAALVLDDLSSGAVAIGRPGIDAFEGATDFDGWRRIDAAETLAAAPGRRRAKLRTLDALRAAAADASIALPEITAVADAGAGDGVPVTILFGTESGGAELIAEDLAQHLSARADVRVVDLADADPDALDASRIHLVVCSTYGDGEVPTAARPFHEALVAGVGGLDGLRYAVFGMGDKSYVKTYSRGSELVDEALAARGATRVGEYGRHDASGPLDVGDVAREWADGVLADAVAAVS from the coding sequence ACGTTCTCGGCCGACGAGGAGGGGTCGCTGCAGATCCGCGCCATGGGGCACTCGATGCTGCGGCGCGACGACCCCGAGCACTACCTCGAGCGCACGGCGTGGCAGCCCACGCTGCGGCCCGGCGTCGTGAAGCGCGTGTGGCGCAGCGTCTTCGAGCGCAACGCCGCCCGCTACCTCGACGAGATGGTGGCGAAGGGTCCCGGCGAGGCCGACCTCATCTGGGACTTCGCCGCCCCGTTCGCCGCCGAGAACCTGCGCGAGATGCTCGGCTTCCACAACGTGCACCAGACCGACCTGCAGCGCTGGTCGCAGACCCTCATCGACGCGACCGGCAACTACGCCGACGACCCCGAGGTGTGGGCGAAGGGCAAGCGCTCGTTCGACGAGGTCGACGCCGCGCTCGACGAGATGCTCGCGTGGCACGCGAAGCACCCCGACCACTCGCTCATCTCGCAGCTCATCCGCATCCCCGACTACCGGATGCCCATCGAGCGCATCAGGGCGAACATCAAGATGACGATCGGCGGCGGGCTCAACGAGCCGCGCGACGCGCTGGGCGTCGCCGCGTGGGCCGTGCTGCTGCACCCTGAGCAGCGGCGCATGGCCGAGGCGGATGCGAGCCTGTGGCCGACGGTGTTCGAGGAGACGATCCGCTGGATCTCGCCCATCGGCCTGTACTCGCGGCAGACGACGCGCGAGGTCGAGCTCGCCGGCGTCACGCTGCCCGAGGGCGCGAGGCTGGGCATCTGCATCCTCTCCGCGAACCGCGACGAGACGGTGTGGGATCGGCCGGAGGCGTTCGACGTGCGCCGCGAGGTCAAGCCGCACCTCGCCTTCTCGAAGGGCGTGCACGTGTGCCTCGGCAACTGGGCCGCGCGCTCGGCCGTCGCCGACGTGGCGCTGCCGATGCTGTTCGACCGGCTGCGCGGCCTGTCCCTCGTGCCCGAGCGGCCCGCCGAGGTCGGCGGGTGGGTGTTCCGCGGCATGCTGTCGATGCCGATCGGGTGGGATGCGGTGGCCCCAGCGGGCGCATCGGTCGCGGTCGACGCCGCACGGGATGCCGCGGCACCCGCCCTCGCGCCGCGCATCGCGATCGTCGGATCGGGCCCGGCTGGCTGCTTCTCGGCGCAGGCGCTGCGGCGCGCGCTGCCCGCGGCGCCCCTCGACGTCATCGACCGCCTGCCGGTGCCGTACGGGCTCGTGCGGCACGGCGTCGCCGCCGACCACCAGGGCACGAAGGCCGTGTCGCGGCAGTTCGACCGGCTCTTCCTGCATGAGGGCGTGCGGTTCGTCGGCGGGGTGCAGGTGGATGCCGCGGGGCTCGCGCGGCTGCGGTCGTCGTACGACGCGGTCGTGCTGGCGACGGGGCTGTCGGCGGATGCGGCGCTCGCGATCCCGGGCGCCGCGCTGCCGGGGGTGGTCGGCGCGGGCGCGGTGACGCGTCTGCTGAACGGGCATCCCGACGAGGCCGACGTGCCGTCGCTCGGTCGCGCGGTCGCGATCGTGGGTCACGGCAACGTCGCGATGGACGTCGCACGCCTCGTCGCCCGCGACGCCGCCGACTTCGACGGCACCGACGTCGACGACGCCGTGCACCACGCCCTCGCGAGCGACGTGCGCGAGGTGCACCTCGTCGGCCGCTCGGCACCCGGTGCCGCGCGCTTCGACCCCGTCATGGTGCGCGAGCTCGCCACGCTCGCGGGCGTCGAGCACGTCGTGCACGACGTCGACCTCGACGCCGTGCCCGAGGGCAAGGATGCGCGCATGGACGCCGTGCGTGCGCTCGCCGCGCGCTCGGCCGCGGCCGTCGGCGACGTGCGCGTGCGCATCCACTGGTGGTTCGCTGCGACGCCCGTCGAGGTGCTCGGTGCGGACGCCGTCGAGGGGCTGCGCGTGGCGACGCCCGCGGGCGAGCGGGTGCTCGACGCCTCGTCGGTGGTCACCGCGATCGGCTTCGCGGCCGGCGACGGATGCCTCGTCGAGCCCGGCGCACACGCCGACGGCCGCGTCGAGCCCGGCCTCTACGTCGCCGGCTGGCTGCGCCGCGGACCCCGCGGCACCATCCCCGACCAGCGCGCCGACGCCAAGGGCCTCGCCGCGCTCGTGCTCGACGACCTGTCATCGGGGGCCGTCGCGATCGGGCGGCCCGGCATCGACGCGTTCGAGGGCGCGACGGACTTCGACGGGTGGCGGCGCATCGACGCGGCCGAGACGCTCGCCGCCGCACCAGGGCGTCGCCGCGCGAAGCTGCGCACGCTCGACGCCCTGCGCGCTGCCGCCGCGGATGCGTCGATCGCGTTGCCCGAGATCACGGCGGTCGCGGATGCGGGAGCGGGCGACGGCGTGCCGGTGACGATCCTGTTCGGCACGGAGTCCGGTGGTGCCGAGCTCATCGCCGAGGACCTCGCGCAGCACCTCTCCGCACGCGCGGACGTGCGCGTCGTCGACCTCGCCGACGCCGATCCCGACGCGCTCGACGCGTCGCGCATCCACCTCGTCGTCTGCTCGACGTACGGCGACGGCGAGGTGCCGACCGCGGCGCGGCCGTTCCACGAGGCGCTCGTCGCCGGCGTCGGTGGGCTCGACGGTCTGCGGTACGCGGTGTTCGGGATGGGCGACAAGAGCTACGTGAAGACGTACTCGCGCGGCTCGGAGCTCGTCGACGAGGCGCTCGCCGCCCGCGGCGCGACGCGCGTCGGCGAGTACGGCAGGCACGACGCGTCGGGCCCGCTCGACGTCGGCGACGTCGCCCGCGAGTGGGCGGACGGGGTGCTGGCGGATGCGGTGGCTGCCGTCTCCTGA
- a CDS encoding type II toxin-antitoxin system PemK/MazF family toxin, which produces MTGTDLAPGDVVWLSLDPVRGREQGGHRPALVAASSGYLDAVTTLAIVLPITTTDRGWPNHIPVDGLGVLDQPSWIMTEQPRTVTRERITSVAGRVSPETLASVRLWLGDFLDL; this is translated from the coding sequence GTGACCGGCACCGACCTCGCGCCGGGCGACGTCGTCTGGCTCTCGCTCGACCCGGTGCGCGGACGCGAGCAAGGCGGCCATCGCCCCGCGCTCGTCGCCGCGTCGTCGGGCTACCTCGACGCCGTCACCACGCTCGCGATCGTGCTGCCGATCACGACCACCGATCGCGGTTGGCCCAACCACATCCCGGTCGACGGGCTCGGCGTCCTCGACCAGCCGTCGTGGATCATGACCGAGCAGCCGCGCACGGTGACGCGCGAACGGATCACGTCGGTCGCCGGGCGCGTCTCGCCGGAGACCCTCGCCTCGGTGCGGCTCTGGCTCGGGGACTTCCTCGACCTCTGA